Proteins from one Porites lutea chromosome 3, jaPorLute2.1, whole genome shotgun sequence genomic window:
- the LOC140932264 gene encoding uncharacterized protein, which translates to MSFKEFRDLLVLLYGDEIISDEEFLLLYDSFISKNPDFPHENYQRFDLDSMNSAECKAEFRVEKHDLPRLVAALQLPPVFKCEQRSICDDMEGLCILLKRVAYPCRLSDLIPRFGRPVSVLSLISNDVIDYIYDVHGHRITQWNRDLLNPGALQRYAEAISGKGGPLDNCFSFVDGTVRPISRPNERQRIVYNGHKRVHALKFQSLSLPNGLIGNLFGPVGEFVIKQGRKHDAGMLNDSGLLRDLQQYAYNPAAQAMCIYGDLAYPLRVHLQTPFRRVPLTPLMQDYNEAMSALRISVEWLFGDVINSFKFLDYKKNLRIGLSSVGKMYVVCALLRNAITCLYGNNTSDYFGIESPSLEQYFQ; encoded by the exons atgtctttcaaaGAATTTCGTGACCTCCTTGTACTTCTCTACGGCGATGAAATTATTTCCGATGAAGAGTTTTTGCTACTTTACGATAGTTTCATCTCAAAGAATCCAGATTTTCCCCATGAAAACTATCAACGGTTTGATTTGGATTCTATGAACTCCGCGGAGTGCAAAGCAGAGTTTCGTGTCGAGAAACACGATCTCCCTCGCCTTGTTGCAGCCCTCCAACTACCACCGGTGTTTAAATGCGAGCAGAGGAGTATTTGCGACGACATGGAAGGCCTATGCATACTCCTCAAACGAGTTGCCTACCCATGCAGACTCAGTGATCTGATTCCGCGATTTGGCCGACCGGTTTCTGTTTTAAGCCTGATCTCAAATGATGTCATAGACTATATTTATGATGTTCATGGGCACCGTATAACACAATGGAATCGAGATCTTCTGAATCCTGGGGCTTTGCAGCGTTATGCAGAAGCTATATCGGGAAAAGGAGGCCCCCTTGACAACTGTTTCAGTTTTGTAGATGGAACAGTCCGACCCATCTCAAGACCAAATGAGCGTCAGAGAATTGTGTACAATGGCCACAAGAGGGTCCATGCATTAAAATTCCAATCCTTGTCCCTACCAAATGGACTTATTGGCAATCTATTTGGACCAGTTGGTGAGTTTGTAATAAAAC AGGGGCGTAAACACGACGCAGGGATGTTAAATGATTCTGGACTACTGCGGGACCTTCAACAGTACGCCTATAATCCAGCAGCTCAAGCTATGTGCATTTATGGAGATTTGGCCTACCCTCTCCGAGTTCATCTCCAAACACCGTTCCGTCGTGTCCCACTTACACCCCTCATGCAGGATTACAACGAGGCTATGAGCGCTTTACGGATTTCTGTAGAATGGTTATTCGGTGACgtcattaattcttttaaatttcttgactATAAAAAGAATTTGAGGATAGGCCTTAGCAGCGTCGGTAAAATGTATGTTGTCTGCGCACTTCTCCGTAACGCCATTACATGCCTTTATGGTAATAACACCAGTGATTATTTTGGCATTGAATCCCCTTCCCTGGAACAATACTTTCAATGA
- the LOC140929715 gene encoding uncharacterized protein: MDAAGTSGNYSMKWSEEHDLMLCREVLVMEPFKHPKQSRERGEIWGEIAQNLNGLSVPKFTVRTRSVRDRLTLLLRKYKEKVRNEEQGSGMNCDEETELEMALCEIIEKEQAADLERKENTNTLTKKNENDKASAEESRLKALERLGQTKKRNADSCDEVIKPKSRRSTTEAVQILKEKFENEKEFRKEEMELKKKEQESKAAQHQMLIDQQRQNQQQYQDVMKMMAKQQQRQEQQLQNFQMLFLQQQQQQSQMLMSLLEKVMPKSS, encoded by the exons aTGGATGCAGCAGGAACATCAGG AAATTATTCCATGAAGTGGTCAGAAGAGCACGATCTCATGCTATGCAGAGAAGTTCTTGTCATGGAACCATTCAAGCACCCAAAGCAAAGTAGAGAGAGAGGAGAAATCTGGGGAGAAATAGCACAAAACTTAAATGGGCTCAGTGTACCCAAATTCACTGTAAGAACGCGGTCTGTTAGGGACAGGCTCACTCTTTTGCTGAGGAAGTAcaaagaaaaggtgagaaatGAAGAGCAGGGTTCTGGCATGAATTGTGACGAGGAAACAGAACTGGAGATGGCATTGTGTGAAATCATAGAAAAAGAACAGGCAGCTGatttagaaaggaaagaaaacactaACACTCTTACCAAGAAGAATGAAAACGACAAGGCGTCAGCCGAAGAAAGTAGGTTGAAGGCCTTGGAGCGCCTGGGCCaaacaaaaaagaggaatgCTGATTCATGTGATGAAGTTATCAAACCAAAAAGCAGAAGAAGTACCACTGAAGCTGTGcaaattctaaaagaaaaatttgagaaTGAGAAGGAATTCCGGAAGGAAGAAATGGAATTGAAGAAGAAAGAGCAAGAAAGTAAAGCAGCTCAACATCAAATGTTGATAGATCAGCAGAGGCAGAACCAGCAACAGTACCAGGATGTAATGAAGATGATGGCTAAACAGCAGCAGAGGCAGGAACAGCAGCTACAGAACTTTCAAATGCTTTTCctgcagcagcaacaacaacagagtCAAATGTTAATGAGTTTACTTGAAAAAGTAATGCCCAAATCCTCATAA
- the LOC140932265 gene encoding potassium channel subfamily K member 9-like, translating to MTPIKAIKRLKTEAQEKYNMTDNDFNTFVKKAAEAMKGEDELEWTFLNSCAFVFAALTTHVGNEIGGRTLVHRRQVSSRQDRYYRAKKSPAPGNSESIVMSCNFICFLHVILATVSTTSIEDWSFLESLYAWFTTFTTIGFGDYIHLESFTRKTAHGDMSKIRLICYGILLSLPYVLGLSLMSCILSCLVASVDQIRHIRDNCIKYFSSVNSLTTRFFPWKRSSCNIRPADNLAQSTPGLEIELNSK from the exons ATGACACCGATAAAG GCAATAAAAAGACTAAAAACTGAAGCACAGGAGAAATATAACATGACAGACAACGATTTTAATACTTTTGTAAAGAAAGCCGCTGAAGCAATGAAGGGAGAAGATGAACTTGAATGGACTTTTCTGAATAGCTGTGCGTTCGTTTTCGCAGCCCTTACTACG catGTTGGCAATGAAATCGGTGGGCGAACTCTTGTCCATCGGCGTCAGGTTTCTAGTCGTCAAGACAGATACTATCGTGCTAAAAAGAGCCCAGCGCCCGGGAACAGTGAAAGTATTGTTATGTCATGCAATTTCATTTGCTTCTTGCATGTTATCTTGGCCACCGTGTCAACCACTTCTATTGAAGACTGGAGCTTCTTGGAGAGTCTCTATGCCTGGTTTACAACTTTCACCACGATTGGTTTTGGCGACTATATACACTTGGAATCGTTCACCAGAAAGACAGCACACGGGGATATGTCAAAAATCCGTCTCATATGTTATGGAATTCTCTTATCTTTGCCATATGTTTTGGGTCTTAGTCTCATGTCTTGTATTTTATCGTGCCTTGTTGCTTCTGTTGATCAAATAAGACACATTCGTGATAACTGCATAAAATACTTCTCAAGTGTGAACTCACTAACAACCCGTTTTTTCCCTTGGAAGAGATCAAGCTGCAATATAAGGCCAGCAGATAATTTGGCACAAAGCACGCCTGGACTTGAAATTGAGCTCAATTCAAAGTAA